In the Piscinibacter sp. XHJ-5 genome, one interval contains:
- a CDS encoding thiolase: MDPKDLGGRYAIAGVGEAGMGKAQPGDTALSLQCEAARQAILDAGLRAADIDAVFAHWDDRAAGLLVTEYMGLHPRYVDSTVVGGQSNLTHVAHAMAAMEAGLCDVALITYGSTQRLDRSRSRGGHAQDARMPAGQFVAPYGMLSPIGFYAMLARLHMQRHGTRAEDLGEVALAARRWAQLNPNAVAQAPLTMADYLASPLVADPLRKLDICQVTDSAGAVVLVRADRARDLRRPPVLVQGFAERYLQHATPFGTDDWIDNGVLADMGRLALERADLRRDDIDLVQIYDAFTINVLIGLEQLGFCGRGESGAFVQGGRVAPGGEFPMNTSGGGLSFNHGGMFGMPLMIESVRQLRGECGERQVQGARNCLLQAGGLVMSAYMVMVLGTAA; encoded by the coding sequence CGATCCTCGACGCGGGGCTGAGGGCCGCCGACATCGACGCCGTGTTCGCGCACTGGGACGACCGCGCGGCGGGGCTGCTGGTCACCGAGTACATGGGGCTCCACCCGCGCTATGTCGACAGCACCGTCGTCGGCGGGCAATCGAACCTCACGCATGTTGCTCACGCGATGGCCGCGATGGAGGCCGGCCTGTGCGACGTGGCGCTGATCACCTACGGCAGCACGCAGCGCCTGGACCGCAGCCGCTCGCGCGGGGGTCACGCCCAGGATGCCCGCATGCCGGCAGGCCAGTTCGTCGCCCCGTATGGCATGCTGAGTCCGATCGGCTTCTACGCGATGCTGGCGCGCCTGCACATGCAGCGTCACGGCACGCGCGCAGAGGACCTGGGCGAAGTCGCGCTGGCGGCGCGGCGCTGGGCGCAGCTCAACCCGAACGCCGTTGCCCAAGCGCCGCTGACGATGGCGGACTACCTCGCCTCCCCGCTGGTCGCCGACCCGCTGCGCAAGCTCGACATCTGCCAGGTCACCGACAGCGCCGGCGCCGTGGTGCTGGTGCGGGCCGACCGCGCACGCGATTTGCGCCGCCCGCCTGTGCTGGTGCAAGGCTTCGCCGAACGCTACCTCCAGCACGCCACGCCATTCGGCACCGACGACTGGATCGACAACGGCGTGCTCGCCGACATGGGGCGGCTGGCGCTGGAGCGTGCCGACCTGCGCCGTGACGACATCGACCTCGTGCAGATCTACGACGCATTCACGATCAACGTGCTGATCGGCCTGGAGCAACTGGGCTTCTGCGGCCGCGGCGAGAGCGGCGCCTTCGTGCAAGGCGGACGCGTCGCGCCGGGCGGGGAATTCCCGATGAACACCTCGGGCGGCGGCCTGTCTTTCAACCACGGCGGCATGTTCGGCATGCCGCTGATGATCGAGTCGGTGCGCCAGTTGCGCGGGGAATGCGGGGAGCGCCAGGTGCAGGGTGCGCGCAACTGCCTGCTGCAGGCCGGCGGACTCGTGATGTCGGCCTACATGGTCATGGTTCTGGGCACGGCGGCCTAG
- a CDS encoding BPL-N domain-containing protein, translating into MPKPKILTYVDAGTDGTSRLIRAIAQQLPPAAYEIRAVMADDIKHDAALFDDAVLFVMPGGADLPFCEALNGAPNQRIRRFVEDGGVYLGICAGAYYACRELAFHAGTDGAICGARELGFVDALAVGSLSELTGGVAYDATPRSAAAAEIRTTSRLTAAPMTLYTHYHGGCRFEFSNASSDAAQVLAVYTGVAGTPPAIVSSPVGKGTAVLTGVHLEMSERECKEALSGHTDMGAHVHVCRRLAETGTARLEVFRRLLLHAGLALR; encoded by the coding sequence ATGCCCAAGCCGAAGATCCTGACCTACGTCGATGCCGGAACCGACGGGACGTCCCGCCTGATCAGGGCCATCGCACAGCAGCTTCCTCCCGCCGCGTACGAGATCCGGGCGGTCATGGCCGACGACATCAAGCATGACGCGGCGCTCTTCGACGACGCCGTGCTGTTCGTCATGCCGGGCGGCGCCGACCTTCCCTTCTGCGAAGCATTGAACGGCGCGCCCAACCAGCGCATCCGTCGGTTCGTCGAAGACGGTGGCGTCTACCTCGGAATCTGCGCGGGGGCGTACTACGCCTGCAGGGAACTCGCGTTCCATGCCGGAACCGATGGCGCGATCTGCGGCGCACGCGAACTGGGCTTCGTCGATGCGCTCGCCGTGGGGTCGCTGTCCGAGCTCACTGGGGGCGTCGCGTATGACGCAACGCCGAGGAGCGCTGCGGCCGCCGAGATCCGGACGACCTCTCGCCTGACCGCGGCGCCGATGACGCTCTACACGCACTACCACGGCGGCTGCCGCTTCGAATTCAGCAATGCGTCGAGCGATGCCGCGCAGGTCCTGGCCGTCTACACGGGCGTGGCGGGCACTCCACCCGCCATCGTCAGCTCACCGGTGGGCAAAGGCACCGCGGTACTGACCGGAGTTCACCTGGAAATGTCGGAGCGCGAGTGCAAGGAAGCGCTGAGCGGTCACACCGACATGGGCGCACACGTCCACGTGTGCCGCAGACTTGCGGAAACGGGAACGGCGCGCCTGGAGGTCTTTCGCCGGCTCCTTCTTCACGCCGGACTCGCTCTGCGATGA
- a CDS encoding avidin/streptavidin family protein: MTIRAGRWLGLNGGGLEIVSIGPDAHFTGRYQTKVGKPDPTAWFDAHGMTDGGLIGFTVLWKNKTEQHASLTSFAGRYLAKGEKDGLGDSSRERIEAQWHLARLYDDDDPSKPHAMWETFITNSAIWYWTP; encoded by the coding sequence ATGACAATCCGTGCAGGACGCTGGCTGGGCCTCAACGGCGGTGGACTGGAGATCGTTTCCATCGGGCCGGACGCCCACTTCACTGGTCGCTACCAGACCAAGGTGGGCAAGCCCGACCCCACTGCATGGTTCGACGCGCACGGCATGACCGACGGCGGGCTCATCGGGTTCACGGTCCTCTGGAAGAACAAGACGGAGCAGCACGCCTCGCTGACCAGCTTTGCCGGTCGCTACCTGGCCAAGGGCGAGAAGGATGGCCTGGGCGACTCGTCGCGAGAGCGGATCGAAGCCCAGTGGCATCTGGCCCGTCTCTACGACGACGATGATCCCAGCAAGCCGCACGCGATGTGGGAGACGTTCATCACCAACTCCGCGATCTGGTACTGGACGCCCTGA
- a CDS encoding helix-turn-helix transcriptional regulator, with the protein MQKTLYSREYRILLTILKDMRKTTGVTQGALAERLGMRQSDVSKCEAGSRRLDVIELKFWTAALGFGVNDVLAELDGRLAADVVWTQPASPRGPTRSRRVRSNSSAR; encoded by the coding sequence ATGCAGAAGACCCTGTACTCCCGCGAATACCGAATACTTCTCACGATCCTGAAGGACATGAGGAAGACGACTGGGGTCACCCAGGGCGCGCTCGCTGAACGACTCGGCATGCGGCAGAGCGACGTCAGCAAGTGCGAAGCCGGTTCACGGCGCCTTGATGTGATCGAGCTGAAGTTCTGGACCGCCGCGCTCGGCTTCGGCGTCAACGACGTGTTGGCGGAGCTCGATGGGCGGCTTGCGGCGGATGTCGTATGGACGCAGCCAGCGAGTCCACGCGGTCCGACCCGCTCACGGCGCGTTCGTTCGAACAGTAGTGCTCGATGA
- a CDS encoding MaoC family dehydratase → MTPSTYSIANLSDWVGKELGTSNWVTVGQDRINEFAHCTGDHQWIHVDVERAHRESPFGGPVAHGYLTLALLADMSMDVGVVPQDAVAAFNYGLDKVRFMTPVKAGARVRTRITLAEVTAKEGGRKLVKLVNTVEIEGEAKPALIAETLAMLVGAT, encoded by the coding sequence ATGACCCCTTCCACATACTCCATCGCGAATCTTTCCGACTGGGTCGGCAAGGAGCTCGGCACCTCCAACTGGGTGACCGTGGGACAGGACCGCATCAACGAGTTCGCGCACTGCACCGGCGACCATCAATGGATCCATGTCGATGTGGAACGTGCCCATCGAGAAAGCCCGTTCGGCGGCCCCGTGGCGCACGGCTACCTCACCCTGGCGCTCCTGGCCGACATGAGCATGGACGTCGGCGTGGTGCCCCAGGACGCGGTGGCGGCCTTCAACTACGGGCTGGACAAGGTGCGCTTCATGACCCCGGTCAAGGCTGGAGCGCGGGTTCGCACCCGCATCACGCTGGCTGAAGTCACGGCCAAGGAGGGCGGGCGCAAGCTGGTCAAGCTGGTCAATACAGTCGAGATCGAAGGCGAGGCCAAGCCCGCGCTCATCGCCGAGACCCTGGCCATGCTGGTCGGCGCTACCTGA
- a CDS encoding acyl-CoA dehydrogenase has protein sequence MSEYIAPLRDMQFVLRELAPLEQVAALPGCEEVTLDLADAILEEAGKFAGGVLSPINGSGDREGARWKDGEVSTAGGWKEAYRQFVDGGWNALSCDPAHGGQGVPSLVSALVEEMWNAANMSFALCPMLNHGAIEALELRGSDALKQTYLPKMVSGEWTGTMNLTEPQAGSDLSAVRTRAVPQADGSYRVHGQKIFITYGEHDLTENIVHLVLARTPDAPEGVKGISLFVVPKFLVEADGSLGRRNDVRCVSIEHKLGIHASPTAVLAFGDNEGAVGWLVGEENRGLETMFIMMNAARFSVGLQGVGLAERAYQRALAYARDRTQGVEIGGNGRGKVAIIRHPDVRRMLMLMKSRTEAMRAVACVVAAAMDTARCHADAAERSRSQAFVDLMIPVVKGWSTESAIDIASLGVQVHGGMGFIEETGAAQHLRDARITTIYEGTTGIQAADLIGRKIARDGAVAIRAVIEQIRDVQGQLSREDDERLAAIEAPLRAGIAAVEQAVRFIVDSYASDAKRPSVGAVPFMELLGIVAGGWQMARAALVSHRRLRERVGDAAFFRAKLETASFYADHVLARAPGLAHTVVHGADSALAIEDDQF, from the coding sequence ATGAGTGAATACATCGCTCCCCTTCGCGACATGCAGTTCGTGCTGCGCGAGCTTGCACCCCTCGAACAAGTGGCCGCGTTGCCCGGCTGCGAAGAGGTCACGTTGGACCTTGCAGACGCGATCCTCGAGGAAGCCGGCAAGTTCGCCGGCGGCGTGCTGTCGCCGATCAACGGCAGCGGCGACCGCGAAGGCGCACGCTGGAAGGACGGCGAGGTCTCCACGGCCGGCGGTTGGAAGGAGGCCTATCGGCAGTTCGTCGACGGCGGCTGGAACGCGCTGTCGTGCGATCCCGCGCACGGGGGCCAGGGCGTGCCCAGCCTGGTCTCGGCACTGGTCGAGGAAATGTGGAACGCCGCCAACATGTCCTTCGCCCTGTGCCCGATGCTGAACCACGGCGCGATCGAGGCGCTGGAGCTGCGCGGCTCGGACGCTCTGAAGCAGACCTACCTGCCGAAGATGGTCAGCGGCGAGTGGACCGGCACGATGAATCTGACCGAGCCGCAGGCCGGCTCGGATCTGTCGGCGGTGCGAACGCGTGCCGTTCCGCAGGCCGACGGCAGCTACCGCGTGCACGGCCAGAAGATCTTCATCACCTACGGCGAGCATGACCTCACCGAGAACATCGTGCACCTCGTGCTGGCACGCACGCCCGACGCGCCCGAGGGCGTCAAGGGCATCTCGCTGTTCGTGGTGCCGAAGTTCCTCGTGGAGGCAGACGGCAGCCTCGGCCGTCGCAATGACGTGCGCTGCGTCTCGATCGAGCACAAGCTCGGCATCCACGCCAGCCCAACGGCTGTTCTGGCGTTCGGCGACAACGAAGGTGCGGTCGGCTGGCTGGTCGGCGAGGAGAACCGCGGTCTGGAGACCATGTTCATCATGATGAACGCGGCGCGGTTCTCTGTCGGGCTCCAGGGTGTCGGGCTGGCTGAGCGCGCATACCAGCGAGCGCTGGCCTATGCACGCGATCGCACCCAGGGTGTGGAGATCGGCGGCAACGGCCGTGGCAAGGTCGCGATCATTCGCCACCCCGATGTGCGGCGCATGCTCATGCTGATGAAGTCGCGGACCGAAGCGATGCGCGCAGTGGCCTGCGTGGTGGCAGCAGCGATGGACACCGCGCGGTGCCATGCCGATGCCGCCGAGCGTTCGCGCAGCCAGGCCTTCGTCGACCTGATGATTCCGGTCGTCAAGGGCTGGAGCACCGAGAGCGCCATCGACATCGCATCGCTCGGCGTGCAGGTCCATGGCGGCATGGGCTTCATCGAAGAGACCGGCGCCGCGCAGCACCTGCGTGATGCCCGCATCACCACGATCTACGAAGGCACGACCGGCATCCAGGCGGCCGACCTGATCGGGCGCAAGATCGCGCGCGATGGCGCCGTCGCGATCCGCGCGGTGATCGAGCAGATACGCGATGTGCAGGGCCAGCTGTCACGCGAGGACGATGAGCGGCTCGCTGCGATCGAAGCGCCGCTGCGCGCCGGCATCGCCGCGGTCGAACAGGCAGTGCGCTTCATCGTCGACAGCTACGCCAGCGATGCGAAGAGGCCCTCGGTCGGCGCCGTGCCCTTCATGGAGTTGCTGGGCATCGTCGCCGGCGGCTGGCAGATGGCGCGCGCGGCGCTCGTCTCGCATCGGCGGCTGCGCGAGCGTGTCGGTGATGCGGCCTTCTTTCGCGCCAAGCTCGAGACGGCCAGCTTCTACGCGGACCATGTGCTCGCGCGTGCGCCGGGACTGGCCCACACGGTCGTGCACGGCGCCGACAGCGCGCTGGCGATCGAGGACGATCAGTTCTGA
- a CDS encoding helix-turn-helix transcriptional regulator — protein MTPFSRRLRELRRSRAIRQADLARLLGYEQSYVSALELGIKGPPTPAFMDRLDQVLQLTEAERGEVREAARASQRKLVIGTDAPVEVFWLMDRLRQELAQLHPEQIKLIDGVLRMR, from the coding sequence ATGACTCCATTCTCGCGCCGCTTGCGGGAGCTACGACGAAGCCGCGCCATCCGGCAGGCTGACCTGGCCCGGCTATTGGGTTATGAGCAGAGCTATGTCTCGGCCCTTGAACTTGGCATCAAGGGGCCTCCGACGCCAGCCTTCATGGACCGCCTTGATCAGGTGCTACAGCTGACGGAGGCCGAACGAGGCGAGGTGCGCGAGGCCGCGCGTGCATCTCAACGCAAGCTAGTCATCGGAACCGATGCGCCCGTCGAGGTGTTCTGGCTCATGGATCGCCTGCGCCAAGAGCTCGCTCAACTGCATCCGGAGCAAATCAAGCTGATCGATGGCGTGCTTCGAATGAGGTAG
- a CDS encoding biotin--[acetyl-CoA-carboxylase] ligase yields the protein MDESGMPAPPEPTSAATLLASGVTEVALDETPSTNAHALELLKSGAAPPHLTLVWARRQMKGRGRGGRVWQSPEGNVFFSMILRPQPDWGDLNQLPLVTSVATHAAIRPHVPPSRAVTIKWPNDVLIDGAKVSGTLIESHRLIRSSDAHRWSAEALVVGIGVNVAHFPAEGLLYPATSLREVGSAVERDQVIRDLAHALIQALELWRQRGFAPIRAAYLQSAHGLGERITIRTSLDLDESVSGVFEGIDEDGALLLRLADGTVRSLVVGDVFFGDPNSAKETP from the coding sequence GTGGACGAGTCCGGCATGCCCGCACCTCCAGAGCCGACATCCGCAGCGACCTTGCTCGCCAGCGGAGTGACCGAAGTCGCTCTCGATGAGACCCCCAGCACCAACGCCCATGCCCTGGAGTTGCTCAAGAGCGGCGCTGCACCGCCTCATCTGACGCTCGTCTGGGCGCGACGCCAGATGAAGGGTCGTGGCCGCGGTGGGCGCGTGTGGCAGTCGCCCGAAGGCAACGTGTTCTTCTCGATGATCCTGCGGCCGCAGCCGGATTGGGGAGACCTCAACCAGCTTCCGCTGGTGACCTCCGTCGCCACTCACGCCGCGATCCGCCCCCACGTGCCGCCGTCGCGAGCCGTGACCATCAAGTGGCCCAACGATGTGCTCATCGATGGAGCCAAGGTGTCCGGAACGCTGATCGAATCGCATCGGCTGATCCGCAGCAGCGATGCCCATCGATGGTCGGCCGAGGCGTTGGTCGTCGGGATCGGTGTCAACGTCGCACACTTCCCGGCCGAAGGTCTCCTCTATCCGGCGACCAGTCTCCGCGAGGTGGGATCGGCGGTCGAGCGCGATCAGGTTATTCGCGATCTGGCGCATGCCCTGATTCAAGCGCTCGAGCTCTGGCGCCAGCGCGGGTTTGCGCCCATTCGGGCCGCGTACCTGCAAAGCGCCCATGGCCTGGGCGAACGCATCACGATTCGAACCTCGCTCGACCTGGACGAGTCGGTCAGCGGCGTCTTCGAAGGCATCGACGAGGACGGCGCGCTGTTGCTGCGCCTCGCTGACGGGACCGTCCGATCTCTAGTCGTCGGTGACGTGTTCTTTGGAGATCCGAACAGCGCCAAGGAGACACCATGA
- a CDS encoding ATP-binding protein: MKSNMPSHVDPRHPVIRQEYGIFTPPVHAMAQTIGDWIDQRQPGGYIYGPSRFGKSNGVRWHVRSILEDRFGRKIPLHIWSRPYDPQPTEGQFWQSVGLAFGHRYAKSRATRADRRQSLKEFLIASAERSGGNYVVIVIDEAQEMTYREWQWLLSLQNALDMDGYRMSVFSIASHQMGYTYELLGRAEQAHVAARFMVAHWPFPGICGLDEVEYALRGYDELSEWPEGSGTSFLAHFAPEAFAQGARLSPWSVTVWRVLDALLPPHYEGEVSFPMQHLVRSVEELLMRAARGAPWEEVTAEPSWLEVIAQTGFTDHMRLISASMPKRRGGRRASELRR, translated from the coding sequence ATGAAAAGCAACATGCCGAGTCATGTTGATCCACGGCATCCTGTCATTCGGCAGGAATACGGGATCTTCACCCCACCGGTGCATGCGATGGCGCAGACGATCGGCGATTGGATCGATCAACGGCAGCCAGGCGGGTACATCTACGGTCCATCCCGCTTTGGCAAATCGAACGGCGTGAGGTGGCACGTCAGATCGATTCTGGAAGATCGATTTGGCCGCAAGATCCCGCTGCACATCTGGAGTCGCCCGTATGACCCGCAGCCGACGGAAGGCCAATTTTGGCAATCTGTCGGTCTGGCCTTTGGCCATCGCTACGCGAAGTCGCGTGCCACGCGGGCAGATCGACGCCAATCACTGAAGGAGTTCTTGATCGCTTCAGCGGAGCGCAGCGGCGGCAACTACGTCGTCATCGTCATTGACGAAGCCCAAGAGATGACGTATCGGGAGTGGCAATGGTTGCTCTCGCTCCAGAACGCCTTGGACATGGACGGCTATCGAATGAGCGTCTTCTCCATAGCGTCCCACCAGATGGGCTACACATACGAGTTGCTGGGACGGGCCGAACAGGCCCACGTGGCAGCTCGGTTCATGGTTGCGCACTGGCCTTTCCCCGGCATATGCGGTCTCGATGAAGTCGAATACGCGCTGAGGGGATACGACGAGTTGTCGGAATGGCCGGAGGGTAGCGGGACCTCCTTTCTCGCCCACTTCGCACCCGAGGCATTCGCGCAAGGCGCTCGACTCTCACCATGGTCCGTCACCGTCTGGCGAGTGCTTGACGCGCTGCTGCCACCACACTACGAAGGGGAGGTCTCCTTCCCGATGCAGCACCTGGTACGGTCCGTGGAGGAACTCCTCATGCGGGCTGCACGCGGAGCTCCTTGGGAAGAAGTGACGGCGGAACCGTCGTGGCTGGAAGTCATCGCACAGACGGGCTTCACAGACCACATGCGGCTGATTTCCGCGAGCATGCCGAAGAGACGAGGTGGGCGTAGGGCTTCCGAGCTAAGGCGATAA
- a CDS encoding GntR family transcriptional regulator: protein MKNPTTRLQTLPGADAKAPPTKSAGRQLMTLPEQIAEHIFTAIANGEYAPGDRIREEALAEQFEVSRGPVREALRILEKDAVVRILPNRGAHVTQLSIKEVDDIFEIRRTLSGAMIARLTVDEAAQLAAAMEADIRALDALALDPKGAAAYYEASFRLSRLLRESCGNERLAEILGALARQTLRYTQLGLATPARRKESARNWRTLQKAMKAGNLEAAAEAVEKLVDDSRREAVRQLEARQAGADPRGAAA, encoded by the coding sequence ATGAAGAACCCGACTACACGCTTGCAGACGCTTCCCGGTGCGGACGCCAAGGCGCCCCCGACCAAGTCCGCCGGCCGCCAGCTGATGACGCTGCCCGAGCAGATCGCCGAGCACATCTTCACGGCCATCGCGAACGGCGAGTACGCGCCGGGCGATCGCATTCGCGAAGAAGCGCTGGCCGAGCAGTTCGAGGTCAGCCGCGGACCGGTGCGCGAAGCGCTGCGCATCCTGGAGAAGGACGCGGTGGTGCGCATCCTGCCCAACCGCGGCGCTCACGTGACGCAGCTCTCGATCAAGGAGGTGGACGACATCTTCGAGATCCGGCGCACCTTGTCGGGCGCCATGATCGCCCGGCTCACGGTCGACGAGGCGGCGCAGCTGGCTGCGGCCATGGAAGCCGACATCCGTGCGCTCGACGCGCTGGCTCTGGACCCCAAGGGAGCCGCTGCCTACTACGAGGCTTCGTTCCGCCTCAGCCGCTTGCTTCGCGAGTCTTGCGGCAATGAGCGTCTGGCCGAGATCCTGGGCGCCCTGGCGCGCCAGACGTTGCGCTACACCCAGCTCGGCCTGGCCACGCCGGCCCGGCGCAAGGAATCGGCGCGCAACTGGCGCACGCTGCAAAAGGCGATGAAGGCGGGCAACCTGGAGGCGGCTGCCGAAGCGGTCGAGAAGCTGGTCGACGATTCGCGGCGAGAGGCGGTCAGGCAGCTCGAAGCTCGTCAAGCCGGTGCCGATCCGCGGGGCGCTGCGGCTTGA
- a CDS encoding SDR family oxidoreductase, whose protein sequence is MNFSFDFSGKNVFVFGGTSGINLGIADAFVSAGARIGVASRSKDKVDTAVARLSRRDAPALGFSLDVREPQAVADALASFAQRQGKIDVLVSGAAGNFPAAAAKLSPNGFKSVVDIDLLGSFNVMRAAWEHLTKPGASVISISAPQAIVPMAMQVHVCAAKAGVDMITKTLALEWGPEGVRINSVIPGPIDGTEGMARLAPDESARQGVIEGVPMRRMGTPQDIADACLFLGSDAARYITGAVLPVDGGWAVAGARMNLA, encoded by the coding sequence GTGAACTTCTCTTTCGACTTCAGCGGCAAGAACGTCTTCGTCTTCGGCGGCACGAGCGGCATCAACCTCGGCATCGCCGACGCTTTCGTGTCCGCCGGCGCCAGGATCGGCGTGGCGAGCCGCAGCAAGGACAAGGTCGATACTGCGGTGGCACGCCTGTCCAGGCGTGATGCCCCCGCCCTCGGCTTCAGCCTGGATGTGCGCGAACCTCAAGCCGTGGCGGATGCGCTCGCATCGTTCGCGCAGCGACAAGGCAAGATCGACGTGCTGGTGTCGGGCGCAGCGGGCAACTTTCCCGCGGCCGCCGCCAAGTTGAGCCCCAACGGATTCAAATCGGTCGTCGACATCGACTTGTTGGGTTCCTTCAACGTCATGCGCGCGGCGTGGGAACACCTCACCAAGCCAGGCGCCAGCGTGATCAGCATTTCAGCGCCACAGGCGATCGTCCCCATGGCCATGCAGGTGCATGTGTGCGCGGCCAAGGCGGGCGTGGACATGATCACGAAGACGCTGGCCCTCGAGTGGGGGCCAGAGGGAGTCCGCATCAACTCGGTGATCCCCGGTCCCATCGATGGCACCGAAGGGATGGCGCGGCTCGCGCCCGACGAGTCGGCGAGACAAGGCGTCATCGAAGGCGTTCCGATGCGTCGCATGGGCACGCCTCAGGACATCGCCGATGCCTGCCTGTTCCTCGGGTCCGATGCCGCGCGCTACATCACCGGGGCCGTGCTGCCGGTCGACGGCGGCTGGGCCGTGGCAGGTGCTCGCATGAATTTGGCTTGA
- a CDS encoding heme NO-binding domain-containing protein → MKGIVFNLLEAVVRRDHGDDVWEALLEQASVDGAYTSLGNYPDDEITRLVGAAAAALDMSPDDVVRWFGRNALPLLAKKHPHFFDAHKSTRPFLLALNDVIHSEVRKLYPGADVPVFTYDTSSPDVLLMYYRSHRKMCALAEGFIEATAAHYDEEISLDQPECMKRGDERCVLRVSVRKPRP, encoded by the coding sequence ATGAAAGGGATCGTGTTCAATCTGCTCGAGGCGGTGGTCCGTCGCGACCACGGTGACGATGTGTGGGAAGCGCTGCTCGAGCAGGCCAGCGTCGATGGTGCGTACACGTCGCTCGGCAACTACCCGGACGACGAGATCACCCGGCTGGTCGGCGCGGCGGCGGCGGCACTCGACATGTCCCCCGACGACGTCGTTCGCTGGTTCGGCCGCAACGCCCTGCCGCTGCTCGCGAAGAAGCATCCCCATTTCTTCGACGCTCACAAGTCGACGCGCCCGTTCCTGCTCGCGCTGAACGACGTCATCCATTCCGAGGTTCGCAAGCTGTACCCGGGGGCGGACGTGCCCGTGTTCACCTACGACACGTCCTCACCGGACGTTCTCCTGATGTACTACCGGTCGCACCGCAAGATGTGCGCGCTCGCGGAAGGCTTCATCGAGGCGACTGCCGCGCACTACGACGAAGAGATCTCGCTGGACCAGCCGGAATGCATGAAGCGCGGCGACGAAAGGTGCGTGCTGCGCGTGTCGGTGAGGAAGCCGAGGCCCTGA
- a CDS encoding enoyl-CoA hydratase-related protein, translated as MSSWNTVSVTDLDPHVSVLTMNRPGHRNAINAEMADDLEACLISLKDKRDLRVLIVTGEGSAFGAGADLKERALLAPEQTQKARDTVLRFIELIEAFRAPVIAMVNGPAIAGSFELALACDIRVASDQATFSLPEVSKVGAFPGAGGPVRLPRLVGRGRANLVVLTGRTFSAREAFTFGFAELVVPHARLLDETLWLARQIAANSPEGVSAAKQLILRSDDLDLQSAMKLSRTLRDPMDATAAATEGVQAWADKRKPNFVKRPSDEPHTR; from the coding sequence ATGAGCAGCTGGAACACAGTCAGCGTCACGGACCTGGATCCGCACGTCAGCGTCCTGACGATGAACCGGCCGGGGCACCGCAACGCGATCAACGCGGAAATGGCAGACGACCTCGAAGCCTGCCTGATCAGCCTGAAGGACAAGCGCGATCTCCGGGTGCTCATCGTCACGGGTGAAGGCTCGGCTTTCGGTGCGGGCGCGGACCTGAAGGAAAGAGCCCTCCTCGCGCCCGAGCAAACGCAGAAGGCGCGCGACACCGTGTTGCGATTCATCGAGCTGATCGAGGCGTTCCGCGCGCCCGTGATCGCCATGGTCAACGGCCCTGCGATCGCCGGCTCTTTCGAGCTTGCGCTGGCCTGCGACATCCGGGTCGCTTCGGACCAAGCCACTTTTTCGTTGCCCGAAGTGAGCAAGGTCGGCGCGTTCCCGGGCGCGGGTGGCCCTGTGCGACTCCCGAGGCTGGTGGGCCGCGGTCGCGCGAACCTGGTCGTTCTGACGGGCCGAACGTTCTCCGCCAGGGAGGCCTTCACCTTCGGCTTTGCGGAGCTCGTCGTGCCGCATGCGCGCCTGCTGGATGAAACCTTGTGGCTCGCGCGCCAGATCGCGGCCAACAGCCCCGAGGGTGTCAGCGCGGCCAAGCAGCTCATTCTCAGAAGCGACGACCTGGACCTGCAATCGGCCATGAAGCTGTCACGCACCCTGCGCGATCCGATGGACGCCACCGCTGCGGCCACGGAGGGCGTCCAGGCTTGGGCCGACAAGAGGAAACCGAATTTCGTGAAACGCCCGAGTGACGAACCCCATACACGTTGA